Genomic segment of Streptomyces roseifaciens:
CAACGCCGTCGCCCCCGCCGCCCGCACCCGGATGACCGAGCGGACCTTCGCCGCGACGATGGCCGCGCCGGAACACGGCTTCGACGCCATGGCCCCCGCCAACGTCTCCCCGCTCGTGGTCTGGCTCGGCTCGGCCCACTCGGCCGGCGTCACCGGCCAGGTCTTCGCCGCGGAGGCGGGCCGCATCACCGTCATGGAGGGCTGGCACCCGGGCCCCGTCACCGACAAGGGCGACCGCTGGACCCCGAAGGAGGCGGGGGAGGCGGTCCGGGGGCTGCTGGCGGGGGCGCGGGTGCCGGGGGCGGTCTACGGAGTGGGGCATCCGGGCATGTGCGACGGCTCGTGAGGAACCCGGCTTCCCCCGCCGCCGGGGAGCCCGGCCGGGGCGGAAGCCCCGGCTACGACACCACGTCCTTCCCCCGGAAGTGGCGGAACGCCAGGGCGAACAGGACCAGCGCGTACGCCACCGACACCGCCGTCCCCTTGATCATCCCGCCCCACTCCAGCCGCGGCTGCAACGCGTCCGCCCACGCGAACTGCCAGTGCGCCGGCAGGAAGTCCCGCCAGTGGCCCAGCGCCGTCACGGCGTCCAGGACGTTGCCGACGATCGTCAGGCCGACCGCACCGCCCACCGCGCCCAGCGGCGCGTCCGTGACCGTCGACAGCCAGAACGCCAGCCCGGCCGTCACCAGCTGACCGACGAAGACGAAGGCCACGACGATCGCGAGCCGCCCCACGGCGGTGGTGCCCGGCAGCGAGCCGCCCGTCGGGATCTGCAGCGGCCCCCAGCCGTACGCGGCCGTGCCCGCCGCCAGGGCCACCACCGGCAGCAGCACCATCGCCGCCGCGCTGAACGCCAGCGCCACCGTCAGCTTGCTGACCAGCAGCCGGGTCCGCGGCACCGGTGCCGCGAGCAGGTAGCGCAGCGAGGACCAGCCGGCCTCGGACGCCACCGTGTCGCCGCAGAACAGCGCGACCGGCACCACGAGCAGGAAGCCCGCCGAGACGAACAGGCACGTCGCGGTGAAGTTCGCCCCGGAGGCCGTGGCGGTGTCGATGAGCGTCACCCGCCCGTTCCGCCCGCTCGGCTGCCCTCCGATCGCGAACGCCGCGATCAGCACGAACGGCAGGACCGCGAGCACCGCCCCGACCACCAGCGTCCGGCGCCGCCGCAGCTGCCGCATCGCCTCGACGCGCAGCGGCAGCGTGTGCCGCGCCCGGTAGCCGGGAGCGGACTCGGCCGCCTTCTCCACGTGCCCCACTGCGCTCACGACGTGCCTCCGATCAGGGTCAGGAACGCGTCCTCCAGGCGGCGGTGCGGACCCACGCTCGCCACCGGGATCTCCAGCCGGACCAGCTCGGCCAGCAGTTGCGGCGCGCTCGCGCCGTCCAGCCGGACCAGCAGGCCCTCCTCGGCCCGTACCGCCGAGGCCACCCCCGGCAGCGCGGCCACCTTGTCCGCCGTCACCTCCGACACCTCGCCCTCGATGCCGACCAGCAGCGTGTCGCCCGAGCCGACGATGTCCCCGACCGGGCCGGCGGTCACCAGCCGGCCCCGGTCCATGACGACCAGGTGCGTGCAGCTCTGCTCGACCTCGGAGAGGAGGTGGCTGGAGACGATGACGGTACGGCCGGCGGCCGCGTAGCGGATCATCACCTCGCGCATCTCCCGGATCTGCGGCGGGTCCAGCCCGTTCGTCGGTTCGTCCAGGATCAGCAGGTCCGGCAGCCCCAGCATGGCCTGGGCGATGGCGAGCCGCTGCCGCATGCCCTGCGAGTACGTGCGCACGGCGCGCTCCAGCGCCGGGCCCAGCCCCGCGATCTCCAGGGCCTCCTCGATGTGCGCGTCCCCGGCCGGCCGGCCCGTCGCCTGCCAGTACAGGTCGAGGTTGGCGCGGCCGGACAGGTGCGGCAGGAAGCCCGCGCCCTCCACGAACGCCCCGACCCGCGACA
This window contains:
- a CDS encoding ABC transporter permease is translated as MGHVEKAAESAPGYRARHTLPLRVEAMRQLRRRRTLVVGAVLAVLPFVLIAAFAIGGQPSGRNGRVTLIDTATASGANFTATCLFVSAGFLLVVPVALFCGDTVASEAGWSSLRYLLAAPVPRTRLLVSKLTVALAFSAAAMVLLPVVALAAGTAAYGWGPLQIPTGGSLPGTTAVGRLAIVVAFVFVGQLVTAGLAFWLSTVTDAPLGAVGGAVGLTIVGNVLDAVTALGHWRDFLPAHWQFAWADALQPRLEWGGMIKGTAVSVAYALVLFALAFRHFRGKDVVS